Genomic window (Drosophila willistoni isolate 14030-0811.24 chromosome 2L unlocalized genomic scaffold, UCI_dwil_1.1 Seg196, whole genome shotgun sequence):
TCATGCGCTTAAGAAGTTGTTTAAAAATCAAGAAATCGGTTGGAcaaaaaatcttttaatttaataagaaCAACTATCTAATCTGTGTTAACTTTTGTTTTAGGTGTTTCTGGTGCCTTTTTGGCAGACATCAAACCTCAGACGGATGGCTGTAATGGTCTTAAATATAACCTCACAGCGGATGTTATCCATTGTATTTTCAAGACTTATCCCGCCGTCAAGCGCAAGCATGCTGAAAATGTTCCATCCAAAATGCCAGAATCGGAATTCTGGACAAAATTCTTTCAATCGCACTATTTTCATCGTGATCGTCTGACGGCTGGCACCAAGGACATATTCACAGAGTGTGGCAAAATCGATGATCATGCTTTGAAGGCAGCCGTGCAACAGGGAGCAGGTGATCCTCTGCTGGATCTTAAGAAATTCGAAGATGTACCATTGGAAGAGGGCTTTGGCAGTGTCTCTGGTGATCGTAATGTGGTCAATAGTGGAAATATTGTCCATCAGAATATGATTAAAAGGTTCAATCAGCATTCCATAATGGTGCTCAAGACATGTACGAATGTGAGAGCTCCAGCAGCAGGGGCAACCAATGGTTCGGATGTGGCCAATGGTCCATTGGGTGCTTCAGCTtatacaaatggcaaatcCTCCTCCTCCGGCGCCTCCACCAGCAAGCATCAAGCCACTGAGTCTGTCCAAAAGAATCCAGATGAGCCACAATTGAAGAAACAACGTCTCATCGAGAAGATACACTATTCTGACTTGGGTGATCCAATCATTGATGTTGATGCAATGGACCGGGACACGATGAAAATGGCACAATTGGATCCCTCTAAAGTGGAAAGATACCTCAATGGTCCCACACAACATCATATGTATGATAATCAAAATGATTTATTAAATTTGGACGATTGCCAATACAAGTTGATACGTAATTCTGAAAATTGGCTAAATCGTAATGCTTCTCGTAGTGTCATCACTTCCAAGGCAGCAGTTAATGCTCTGGGTGAACTGAGTCCGGGTGGCATTCTTATGCGTGGCTTTCAAGAGCAATCGGCGGGACGTAAGTATTTTAGTTCATTTACCATAAATGATAATCTAATTTAAACTTTTACAGAATTGGTGCCCTCCGACTATCATCGTGAGCTTAGGCATTTGTATTTATCGCTTTTGGAACTATTGAAACATTTCTGGAAATGTTTTCCACCTACAACCGATGAAAGGGAAGCCAAAATTCAACGCATGCATGAAACTTTGCAGCGCTTCAAAATGGCCAAACTACAGCCGTTTGAggtaagaaacaaaaaacaaaaggtttTATTCAAAGAAAGAATTCAAAGATTAAGTTCTTACTATTATGTCTGAACTCATAAGACactgtaaatatatatttcgcGTTCAGATGGAACAAATGGAGGATCAATTTTTATATAACTTGGTTGTAAAACTAAATAATTTTGCTTTATATACAAAAGACGGTGTTGAATTCGATCAAGACTTTATCAAAGACAAATAAAtcccttttatttttgaagCAGTTTATATAAACTTGTATATTATTGgataagtaaataaatattctattaaaattga
Coding sequences:
- the LOC6640024 gene encoding general transcription factor IIH subunit 1, whose amino-acid sequence is MTTSSEDVLLQMGEVRYKKGDGTLYVMNERLAWMAEHRDTVTVSHRYADIKTQKISPEGKPKVQLQVVLHDGNTSTFHFVNRQGTPAMLADRDKVKELLQQLLPNFKRKVDKDLEDKNRILVENPNLLQLYKDLVITKVLTSDEFWNTHVKDHALKKLFKNQEIGVSGAFLADIKPQTDGCNGLKYNLTADVIHCIFKTYPAVKRKHAENVPSKMPESEFWTKFFQSHYFHRDRLTAGTKDIFTECGKIDDHALKAAVQQGAGDPLLDLKKFEDVPLEEGFGSVSGDRNVVNSGNIVHQNMIKRFNQHSIMVLKTCTNVRAPAAGATNGSDVANGPLGASAYTNGKSSSSGASTSKHQATESVQKNPDEPQLKKQRLIEKIHYSDLGDPIIDVDAMDRDTMKMAQLDPSKVERYLNGPTQHHMYDNQNDLLNLDDCQYKLIRNSENWLNRNASRSVITSKAAVNALGELSPGGILMRGFQEQSAGQLVPSDYHRELRHLYLSLLELLKHFWKCFPPTTDEREAKIQRMHETLQRFKMAKLQPFENRAMHEISPLRTSLTHHMNKLLRTSNTKYVTWKDRKLRNNR